A genomic segment from Streptomyces sp. NBC_00237 encodes:
- a CDS encoding Crp/Fnr family transcriptional regulator has translation MSAAYLPGDGGLDDRVPFLARLESDDRAALLALGNDLEFGPRATLMHQNEPSAHILLILHGWTKVTASAANGYQALLALRGPGDIIGESAVLTGRARSATVTALAPLKAKAVEYEKFRGFLARSPDASFKLLGLTADRMRATDQRRLEFASLSVRERFAVLLLDLARTHGRRTDEGIEVAVPLTKQELAGAVGASREMVQRLLKELREREVVLTGRRALVIVRPDVLRRIARDRPTATDTAPP, from the coding sequence ATGAGTGCTGCGTATCTGCCAGGCGACGGGGGTCTCGACGACCGGGTACCCTTCCTGGCCCGGCTGGAGAGCGACGACCGCGCGGCCCTCCTGGCCCTCGGCAACGACCTCGAATTCGGCCCCCGGGCGACGCTGATGCACCAGAACGAACCCTCGGCCCACATCCTGCTGATCCTGCACGGTTGGACGAAGGTCACCGCGTCCGCGGCCAACGGCTACCAGGCGCTCCTCGCCCTGCGCGGCCCCGGCGACATCATCGGCGAGTCCGCCGTGCTGACCGGGCGGGCCCGCTCGGCGACCGTGACCGCGCTGGCGCCGCTGAAGGCCAAAGCCGTGGAGTACGAGAAGTTCCGGGGCTTCCTCGCCCGCTCCCCCGACGCCTCGTTCAAACTGCTCGGGCTCACCGCCGACCGGATGCGCGCCACCGACCAACGACGGCTGGAGTTCGCCTCGTTGAGCGTGCGGGAGCGTTTCGCGGTGCTGCTCCTCGACCTCGCCCGCACCCACGGCCGCCGTACGGACGAAGGCATCGAGGTCGCCGTACCGCTCACCAAGCAGGAGCTGGCGGGGGCCGTCGGGGCCTCCCGGGAAATGGTCCAGCGACTGCTCAAGGAGCTGCGGGAGCGGGAGGTGGTGCTCACCGGACGGCGGGCGCTGGTGATCGTACGGCCCGACGTCCTGCGCCGGATCGCCCGCGACCGGCCGACGGCCACCGACACCGCACCACCGTGA